One window of Globicephala melas chromosome 2, mGloMel1.2, whole genome shotgun sequence genomic DNA carries:
- the DACT1 gene encoding dapper homolog 1, with amino-acid sequence MKPSPAGTARELEPPAPVRGEQRTAEPEGRWREKGEADTERQRTRERQEATLAGLAELEYLRQRQELLVRGALRSSGGAGPAAARAGELPGEAAQRSRLEEKFLEENILLLRKQLNCLRRRDAGLLNQLQELDKQISDLRLDVEKTSEEHLETDSRPSSGFYELSDGASGSLSNSSNSVFSECLSTCHSSTCFCSPLEATLTISDGCPKSADVNPKYQCDLVSKNGNDVYRYPSPLHAVAVQSPMFLLCLTGNPLREDERLGGHANDICVGSELDAVKTDTSLPSPSSLWSAPHPSSSKKMDGYILSLVQKKTHPVRTNKPRTSVNADPTKGLLRNGSVCVRVTAAVSQGNGGNLKNSKQLPLPSGGVPSLDNGTLSPLKQWSKESKPEPLESKRLPAPEGISPGTATELPGKHLPKNAKPASQELARCPPAGVGESPKESGQIPAASPKESPGKVPASLQENKVVQPLKKVPQKNSPPALPTAAPPPAASALVSPAFPVEERPALDFRSEGSSSQSLEEGPLGKAPPVLAQPPSVRPPRGTRPVATPRGSALKPRAPAVHGPESALPAVREKGRAAGKKCRFPDDADTNKKLRRAPAKGRRGGGGQSDVGPPSRPLGAGHRAGSRGHGHGHGREAVVAKPKHKRTDSRRWRSAAEVSYEEALRRARRGRREPTGLFAARPLPYASPYAYAASDSEYSAECESLFHSTVLDTSEDERSNYTTNCFGDSESSVSEGEFVGDSTSTSDSEESGGLIWSQFVQTLPLQPVPAPDLRHNPTKTFVKIKASHNLKKKILRFRSGSLKLMTTV; translated from the exons ATGAAACCGAGTCCGGCCGGGACGGCGAGGGAGCTGGAGCCGCCGGCGCCGGTCCGGGGCGAGCAGCGCACGGCGGAGCCCGAGGGGCGCTGGCGGGAGAAGGGCGAGGCGGACACGGAGCGGCAGCGCACCCGCGAGCGGCAGGAGGCCACGCTGGCCGGGCTGGCGGAGCTGGAGTACCTGCGCCAGCGACAGGAGCTGCTGGTCCGGGGCGCCCTGCGCAGCTCTGGGGGCGCGGGGCCAGCTGCAGCCCGCGCCGGGGAGCTGCCGGGGGAGGCGGCGCAGCGCAGCCGCCTGGAGGAGAAGTTCTTGGAGGAGAACATCTTGCTGCTGCGGAAGCAATTG AATTGTTTGAGGAGAAGAGATGCTGGTTTGTTGAACCAGTTGCAGGAACTCGACAAGCAGATAAGTGACCTGAGACTGGATGTGGAAAAGACATCTGAGGAACACCTGGAGACAGACAGCCGCCCCAGCTCAG GGTTTTATGAACTGAGTGATGGGGCTTCGGGATCCCTTTCCAATTCCTCGAACTCCGTCTTTAGTGAGTGTTTATCCACTTGTCATTCCAGCACCTGTTTTTGCAGCCCCTTGGAGGCAACCTTGACTATCTCAGATGGTTGCCCCAAATCTGCAG ATGTGAATCCCAAGTACCAGTGTGATCTGGTGTCTAAAAACGGGAATGATGTGTATCGCTACCCCAGTCCGCTTCATGCTGTGGCCGTGCAGAGCCCAATGTTCCTCCTTTGCCTGACCGGCAATCCCCTGAGGGAAGACGAGAGGCTCGGTGGCCATGCCAACGACATTTGTGTCGGATCTGAGCTGGATGCCGTCAAGACGGACACTTCCTTACCCTCTCCAAGCAGTTTGTGGTCTGCTCCCCATCCTTCATCTAGTAAGAAAATGGATGGTTACATTCTGAGCCTGGTCCAGAAAAAAACGCACCCTGTAAGGACCAACAAGCCGAGAACCAGTGTGAACGCTGACCCCACCAAGGGGCTTCTGAGGAATGGGAGCGTTTGTGTCAGAGTGACTGCGGCCGTCTCACAGGGCAACGGTGGGAACCTTAAGAATTCTAAACAGCTGCCTTTGCCCTCTGGCGGGGTCCCCTCTTTGGACAATGGGACGTTGTCCCCACTGAAACAGTGGTCAAAAGAATCAAAGCCAGAACCACTGGAAAGCAAGAGGTTGCCCGCGCCTGAGGGCATCTCCCCAGGCACTGCCACTGAACTTCCAGGTAAGCATCTGCCCAAAAATGCCAAGCCAGCCTCCCAGGAACTTGCTAGGTGTCCCCCTGCTGGGGTAGGGGAGTCTCCTAAGGAAAGCGGGCAGATCCCAGCTGCCTCCCCAAAAGAGAGCCCTGGGAAGGTCCCCGCCTCGCTGCAAGAGAACAAGGTGGTCCAGCCACTGAAAAAGGTGCCACAGAAAAACAGCCCGCCGGCTCTCCCTACGGCGGCGCCCCCTCCCGCCGCTTCCGCTCTGGTGTCTCCCGCTTTCCCAGTGGAAGAGCGGCCTGCCCTGGATTTCAGAAGCGAGGGCTCTTCTTCTCAGAGCCTGGAGGAAGGGCCTCTGGGGAAGGCGCCGCCGGTCCTGGCGCAGCCGCCCAGCGTCAGGCCACCCCGGGGTACACGGCCCGTGGCCACCCCGAGGGGCTCTGCCCTGAAGCCCCGGGCCCCGGCCGTCCACGGGCCGGAGAGCGCGCTGCCCGCCGTGAGGGAGAAAGGCCGGGCGGCCGGCAAGAAGTGTCGGTTCCCCGATGATGCGGATACAAATAAGAAACTCCGGAGAGCCCCGGCCaaggggcggcggggcgggggcggccaGTCCGACGTGGGACCACCCAGCCGGCCGCTGGGGGCGGGCCACCGGGCGGGGAGCCGCGGGCATGGCCACGGCCACGGCCGGGAGGCGGTGGTGGCCAAGCCCAAGCACAAGCGCACCGACTCGCGGCGGTGGAGGTCGGCCGCCGAGGTGTCCTACGAGGAGGCGCTGCGGCGCGCGCGGCGGGGCCGCCGGGAGCCCACGGGGCTGTTCGCGGCCAGGCCGCTGCCCTACGCCAGCCCCTACGCCTACGCGGCCAGCGACTCCGAGTACTCGGCCGAGTGCGAGTCCCTGTTCCACTCCACCGTGCTGGACACCAGCGAGGACGAGCGCAGCAACTACACCACGAACTGCTTCGGCGACAGCGAGTCCAGTGTGAGCGAGGGCGAGTTCGTGGGCGACAGCACCAGCACTAGCGATTCCGAGGAGAGCGGAGGCTTGATTTGGTCCCAGTTTGTCCAGACCCTCCCTCTGCAGCCGGTCCCGGCCCCGGACCTTCGCCACAACCCCACCAAAACCTTCGTCAAAATTAAGGCTTCACACAACCTCAAGAAGAAAATCCTGCGCTTTCGGTCTGGCTCTTTGAAACTGATGACGACCGTTTGA